The DNA window AGGCCCACGTCAACGGTACGTCGGTGGCACCTCCAGGAGGTCTTCTCCAGGATCTCCAGGAGGTTTGATGGAGTCCTCGTGGTCACCTCTGGTTGTCCCCACCCCACCGCAGGCTTCCGCTTCACCTCGGTGCGCGGGGACAAGGTGGACATCCTCTACAACAACATCAAACACGCCGTCTTCCAACCCTGCGACGGCGAGATGATCATCGTCCTCCACTTCCACCTCAAGGTCTTCTGCTGGTGGGGCGGTGGGGTGGTTGGTGGAGCTGGAGGACATCTCAGGACCTTGTTGTCTTCTTCTCCCACCCAAGAACGCCATCATGTTCGGGAAGAAGCGTCACACGGACGTCCAGTTCTACACGGAGGTCGGCGAGATCACCACCGACCTGGGCAAGCACCAACACATGCACGACCGAGATGACCTCTACGCCGAGCAGGTCGGCTTGGTGGACCTCCAGAACGTTCTCCAGAAGGTCTTTATGGAGTCCCACCACCACGGAGGCACCAGCCCACCATTTGTCTTCTCCTTCCGCCCCGCAGATGGAACGGGAGATGCGCCACAAGCTCAAGACGGCCTTCAAGAACTTCATCGAGAAGGTCGAGGCGCTCACCAAGGAGGAGCTGGAGTTCGAGGTGCCCTTCCGGGAGCTGGGGTAGGTGGACCTTGACCCCACCCATGAGGTCTCCTCCACCATTTTTGGGGTTTCCTCAAGGTTTTTTGGGGTCTCCTTGAGGTTCTTGAGATGTTCTTGAGGTCTTTTTGGTGTCTCCTCATGGTTTTTGGGGTCTCCTCATGGTTTTTGGGGTCTCCTCAAGGTTTTATGGAGGGCCACCATCATTTTTGAGATGTTCTTGAGGTCTTTTTGGGCTCTCCTCAGGGTTCTTGGGGTCTCCTCGAGGTTTTATGGGCGGCCACCATCATTTTTGAGATGTTCTTGAGGTCTTTTTGGGCTCTCCTCAGGGTTCTTGGGGTCTCCTCGAGGTTTTATGGGCGGCCACCATCAAGTTTGAGATGTTCTTGAGGTCTTTTTGGGCTCTCCTTGAGGTCTTTTTGGGGTCTCCTCATGGTTTTTAGGGTCTCCTCAAGGTTTTTTGGGGTCTCCTCGAGGTTTTTTGGGGTCTTCTCCACCATTTTTGGGGTCTCCTCATGGTTTCTGGGGTCTCCTCAAGGTTTTTGGAGTCTCCTCATGGTTTTTGGGGCCtccttgaggtttttttggggtCTCCTCATGGTTTTTGGGGTCTCCTTGAGGTTTTATGGGGGGCCACCATCAAGTTTGAGATGTTCTTGAGGTCTTTTTGGGGTCTCCTCATGGTTTTTAGGGTCTCCTCAACCATTTTTGGGGTCTCCTCGAGGTTTTTTGGGTTCTCCTCATGGTTTTTGAGGTGTCCTCATGGTTTTATGGGGGGCCACCATCAAGTTTGAGATGTCCTTGAGGTCTTTTTGGGGTCTCCTCATGGTTTTTAGGGTCTCCTCAACCATTTTTGGGGTCTCCTCATGGTTTTTGGGGTCTTCTTGAGGTCTTTTTGGGGCCTCCTTATGGTTTTTGGGGTCTCTTCAAGGTCTTTTTGGGGTCTCCTCATGGTTTTTGAGGTGTCCTCGAGGTTTTTTGGGGGGCCACCATCATTTTTGAGACGTTCTTGAGGTCTTTTTGGGGTCTCTTCATGGTTTTTGGGGTCTCCTCAAGGTCTTTTTGGTGTCTCCTCATGGTTTTCGGGGTCTCCTCAAGGTTTTATGGGGGGCCACCATCAAGTTTGAGATGTTCTTGAGGTCTTTTTGGGCTCTCCTCAtggtttttggggttttctccACCATTTTTGGGGTCTCCTCAAGGTTTTTTGGGTTCTTCTCATGGTTTTAGGGTCTCTTCAAGGTCTTTTTGGGGTCTCCTCAaggtttttggggttttctccACCATTTTTGGGGTCTCCTCATGGTTTTTGGGGTCTTCTCAAGGTTTTATGGGGGGCCACCATCAAGTTTGAGATGTTCTTGAGGTCTTTTTGGGGTCTCATCCACCATTTTTGGGGTCTCCTCAAGGTTTTTTGGGGTCTCCTCATGGTTTTTAGGGTCTCCTTAAGGTTTTTTGATGCCTCCTCCACCATTTTTTGGGTCTTCTCATGTTTTTTGGGGTCTCCTCAAGGTTTTATGGGGGGCCACCATCAAGTTTGAGATGTTCTTGAGATCTTTTTGGGGTCTTCTCAAGTTTTTTGGGGTCTCCTCAAGGTTTTTTGGTGTCTCCTCGAGGTTTTTTGGTGTCTTCTCATGGTTTTTGGTGTCTTCTCCACCATTTTTGATGTCTCCTCCACCATTTTTGGTGTCTCCTCACCCATTTCTgttgtcccccccaccccaccagcttCAACGGCGCCCCCTACCGCAGCACCTGCCTTCTCCAACCCACCAGCAGCGCCTTGGTCAACTGCACCGAGTGGGTACGTCGCCCCTTGCCCTTGCCCTGGACCTTCTCCAGGTGGTCCCACCCACCTCGAGGAGGTCCCACCCACCTCGAGGAGGTCCCCTTGAcgtcccaccccaccccagccccccttCGTGGTCACCCTGGACGAGGTGGAGCTCATCCACTTCGAGAGGGTCCAGTTCCACCTCAAGAACTTCGACATGGTCATCGTCTACAAGGACTACAGCAAGAAGGTCACCATGATCAACGCCATCCCCGTCGCCTCCCTCGACCCAATCAAAGAGTGGCTCAAgtaagccccgccccctcctcaTTTGCAtaccccaccaccacccccaccaCCACCGACCACCTCCATCTTCTCCACCCAGCTCCTGTGACCTCAAGTACACCGAGGGCGTCCAGTCCCTCAACTGGACCAAGATCATGAAGACCATCGTGGACGACCCCGAGGGCTTCTTCGAGCAGGGGGGGTGGTCCTTCCTGGAGCCCGAAGGCGAGGTAGCCCCGCCCCCTTGGTGGCCACACCCCCTGGTGGCCCCACCTTGAGGTTCTCCAGGTTGGCCCCACCCCTTGGTGGCCACCACCCCTTGGTGGCCTCACCTTGAGGTTCTCCAGGTTGTCCCCACCCCTTGGTGGCCCCATCTCCATGTTCTCCAGGTGGCCCCATCTCCAGGTTGTCCCCACCCCTTGGTGGCCCCACCTCGAGGTTCTCCAGGTTGTCCCCAGCCCTTGGTGGCCCCATCTCCAGGTTCTCCACGTTGTCCCCACCCCCTGGTTGTCCCCACCCCACGTTGTCCCCACCCCTTGGTGTCTCCACCTTGAGGTTCTCCAGGTCTCCATCCCTTGGTGGCCCCACACCCAGGTTGTCCCCAGCCCTTGGTGACCCCACCTTGAGGTTCTTCAGGTTGTCCCCACCCCTTGGTGTCCCCACCCCAGGTTGTCTCCACCTTGAGGTTCTCCACGTTGTCACCACCTCTTGGTGGCCCCATCTCCAGGTTCTCCAGGTTGTCCCCACCTCTTGGTGGCCCCACCTTGAGGTTCTCCAGCTTGGCCCCATCCTATGTTGGCTCCACCTTGAGGTTCTCCAGGTTGTCCCCAGCCCTTGGTGGCCCCACCTTGAGGTTCTCCACGTTGTCCCCACCAGGGTTGTCCCCACCAGGGGATGTCCCCACCTTCTCCTCCCGGTTGTCCCCTCAGGGCAGCGACGCTGAGGTGGGCGAGTCCGAGTCGGAGATGGAGGACGAGACCTTCAACCCCTCGGAGGAAGACtacgaggaggaggaggaggacagcgACGAAGATTACTCCTCCGAGGCCGAGGAGTCAGGTAGGTCCAGGGGGTGGCACGGCCCCGAGGAGGTCCTCAGGTCCTCTGGGGTGGCCCAGCCCTCAAGAGGCCACCACGTCTCCATGGAGGCCACCACAACCCCCTGGAGGCCACCACGTCCCCATGGAGGCCCACCACAACCCCTGGGAGATACCAACCATGTCCCCTTAGAGGCCACCACGTCCCCAAGGAAGGTTCTACATCTCCTTGGAGGC is part of the Nyctibius grandis isolate bNycGra1 unplaced genomic scaffold, bNycGra1.pri scaffold_147_arrow_ctg1, whole genome shotgun sequence genome and encodes:
- the SUPT16H gene encoding FACT complex subunit SPT16; this encodes MPKEPHIKEMKIYIDKKYETVIMPVFGIATPFHIATIKNISMSVEGDYTYLRINFYCPGSALGRNEGNIFPNPEATFVKEITYRASNMKTPGEQTVPALNLQNAFRIIKEVQKRYKTREAEEKEKEGIVKQDSLVINLNRSNPKLKDLYIRPNIAQKRMQGSLEAHVNGFRFTSVRGDKVDILYNNIKHAVFQPCDGEMIIVLHFHLKNAIMFGKKRHTDVQFYTEVGEITTDLGKHQHMHDRDDLYAEQMEREMRHKLKTAFKNFIEKVEALTKEELEFEVPFRELGFNGAPYRSTCLLQPTSSALVNCTEWPPFVVTLDEVELIHFERVQFHLKNFDMVIVYKDYSKKVTMINAIPVASLDPIKEWLNSCDLKYTEGVQSLNWTKIMKTIVDDPEGFFEQGGWSFLEPEGEGSDAEVGESESEMEDETFNPSEEDYEEEEEDSDEDYSSEAEESEYSKESLGSEEESGKDWDELEEEARKADRESQYEEEEERGRSRKRKAPTGRGAHARHPGPPKKKRK